Proteins from a single region of Manis javanica isolate MJ-LG chromosome 5, MJ_LKY, whole genome shotgun sequence:
- the ZHX3 gene encoding zinc fingers and homeoboxes protein 3 isoform X1: MASKRKSTTPCMIPVKTIVLQGAGVEALPAEALPEGLQQDPSPEAPAPSSEVAPSSGSADGTTLANGHRSTLDGYSYSCKYCDFKSQDIIQFVGHISAEHTDFNKDPTFVCSECSFLAKTPEGLSLHNAKCHSGEASFVWNVAKPDNHVVVEQSVPESTSTPDLLGEPSTEGTDGQAEIIITKTPIMKIMKGKAEAKKIHTLKENIPSQPTGEALPNPSAGESEARVGDHSSVNGAVPASQASTSSAKAPHAANGPLMGTVPVLPAGIAQFLPLQQPPPLHAQHHAHQPLPTSKSLPRVMIPLSSIPTYSAAMDSNSFLKSSFHKFPYPTKAELCYLTVVTKYPEEQLKIWFTAQRLKQGISWSPEEIEDARKKMFNTVIQSAPQPTITVLNTPLVASAGNVQHLIQAALPGHVVGQPEGTAGGLLVTQPLMANGLQAPSSSLPLAVTSVPKQSNVTPINTVCSNTTSAVKVVNAAQSLLTACPSITSQAFLDASIYKNKKSHEQLSALKGSFCRNQFPGQSEVEHLTKVTGLSTREVRKWFSDRRYHCRNLKGSRAMMPGEQSSIILDSVPEMPFSLSSKAPEVPCVPTAAPLAIHPSARRQSWHQTPDFTPTKYKERAPEQLRALESSFAQNPLPLDEELDRLRTETKMTRREIDSWFAERRKKLNAEGTRKADGSASLEEEEAAGDEGREEDLAGDNDSLEVAGSCASGVRKVSPIKINLKNLRVTEGNGKSDLPGLGACELEDDALNKLAEQPPGRASYKKTAQQRHLLRLLFVQTQWPSNQDYDSIRAQTGLPRPEVVRWFGDSRYALKNGQLKWYEDYKRGNFPPGLLLIPPGNRELLQDYFMVHKMLYEEDLQGLCDKTGMSAQQVKQWFAGKMGEETRAVADTVSEDPGPGDPAAVHRGMGDTYSEMSENSESWEPGAPEASSEPLDTPSPLSGLQLETD, from the exons ATGGCCAGCAAGCGGAAATCCACCACCCCGTGCATGATCCCCGTGAAGACCATTGTCCTGCAGGGTGCTGGTGTGGAGGCCCTGCCTGCTGAGGCCCTGCCTGAAGGACTCCAGCAGGATCCGTCCCCAGAAGCACCTGCCCCTAGTAGCGAGGTGGCCCCCAGCTCTGGCAGTGCTGACGGCACCACACTGGCCAACGGGCACCGGAGTACTTTGGATGGCTACTCATACTCCTGTAAATACTGTGATTTCAAATCCCAGGACATAATTCAGTTTGTGGGACACATAAGCGCAGAGCACACAGACTTCAATAAGGACCCAACTTTTGTTTGCAGTGAATGCAGTTTTCTGGCAAAAACTCCTGAGGGGCTTTCTCTGCACAATGCCAAATGCCACTCGGGGGAAGCCAGCTTTGTGTGGAATGTGGCCAAGCCAGACAATCATGTAGTCGTGGAGCAGAGTGTCCCTGAGAGCACCAGCACTCCTGACCTATTGGGCGAGCCCAGCACCGAAGGGACAGATGGACAGGCCGAAATCATCATTACCAAAACTCCAATCATGAAGATAATGAAAGGCAAAGCTGAAGCCAAAAAAATCCATACACTCAAGGAGAACATCCCCAGTCAGCCCACTGGTGAGGCCTTACCAAACCCATCAGCTGGCGAATCAGAGGCGAGGGTGGGGGACCACTCCTCTGTCAACGGGGCCGTCCCAGCCAGCCAGGCATCCACCAGCTCCGCCAAAGCCCCGCATGCGGCCAACGGGCCGCTGATGGGAACCGTGCCAGTTCTGCCGGCTGGCATTGCACAGTTCCTCCCCCTCCAGCAGCCGCCCCCACTGCACGCCCAACACCATGCCCACCAGCCACTGCCCACATCCAAGTCCCTCCCCAGAGTGATGATCCCCCTGAGCAGCATCCCCACCTACAGTGCAGCCATGGACTCCAACAGCTTTCTGAAGAGCTCCTTCCACAAGTTCCCCTACCCAACCAAGGCCGAGCTCTGCTATCTGACCGTGGTCACCAAGTACCCAGAAGAACAGCTCAAGATCTGGTTCACAGCCCAAAGGCTGAAGCAGGGTATCAGCTGGTCCCCTGAGGAGATCGAGGATGCCCGGAAGAAGATGTTCAATACAGTCATTCAGTCTGCACCCCAGCCCACAATCACTGTTCTGAATACCCCCCTGGTGGCCAGTGCTGGTAACGTCCAGCATCTCATCCAGGCTGCTCTACCAGGTCATGTTGTGGGGCAGCCAGAAGGCACAGCAGGGGGACTCCTGGTCACTCAGCCACTGATGGCCAATGGGTTGCAGGCACCAAGCTCATCTCTCCCCCTGGCTGTTACGTCCGTCCCCAAGCAGTCAAATGTCACGCCCATTAACACTGTGTGTTCAAATACCACGTCAGCTGTGAAGGTGGTCAATGCTGCCCAGTCGCTCCTTACCGCGTGCCCCAGCATAACTTCCCAAGCCTTCCTCGATGCCAGCATCTACAAAAATAAGAAATCGCATGAACAGCTGTCAGCCCTGAAAGGAAGCTTCTGCCGGAACCAGTTCCCAGGGCAGAGTGAAGTGGAGCATCTAACCAAAGTGACCGGCCTCAGTACCAGAGAGGTGCGGAAATGGTTCAGCGACCGGAGGTACCACTGCCGCAACCTGAAGGGCTCCAGGGCCATGATGCCTGGGGAGCAGAGCTCCATCATCCTTGACTCTGTACCAGAGATGCCCTTCTCCCTGTCGTCTAAGGCCCCTGAGGTGCCCTGTGTCCCCACAGCGGCTCCCCTGGCCATCCACCCTTCCGCCAGGCGACAGTCCTGGCACCAGACCCCTGACTTCACACCAACCAAATACAAGGAGCGAGCCCCGGAGCAGCTCAGAGCCCTGGAGAGCAGTTTTGCACAAAACCCCCTCCCTCTCGATGAGGAGCTGGACCGCTTGAGGACTGAAACCAAAATGACCCGGAGAGAGATTGACAGCTGGTTCGCAGAGAGACGGAAAAAGCTGAATGCCGAGGGGACCAGGAAGGCCGATGGGAGTGCCTCCcttgaggaggaggaggctgctggggacgagggcagggaggaggattTGGCTGGTGACAATGACTCCCTGGAAGTGGCCGGCAGCTGCGCCTCTGGGGTACGCAAAGTCAGCCCCATCAAAATCAACCTCAAGAATCTAAGGGTCACTGAAGGCAATGGCAAGAGTGATCTTCCAGGGCTGGGCGCCTGTGAGCTGGAGGATGATGCTTTGAACAAGCTGGCCGAGCAGCCCCCAGGCCGAGCAAGCTACAAAAAGACGGCCCAGCAGCGGCACTTGCTGCGGCTGCTCTTTGTGCAGACGCAGTGGCCGAGCAACCAGGACTATGACTCAATCAGGGCCCAGACGGGCCTGCCGCGGCCCGAGGTGGTGCGCTGGTTTGGCGACAGCAGGTACGCCCTGAAGAATGGCCAGCTCAAGTGGTACGAAGACTACAAGAGGGGTAACTTCCCCCCGGGGCTGCTGCTCATACCCCCTGGCAACCGCGAGCTGCTGCAGGACTATTTCATGGTCCACAAGATGCTGTATGAGGAGGACCTGCAGGGCCTCTGCGACAAGACCGGGATGAGCGCCCAGCAGGTCAAGCAGTGGTTTGCTGGGAAAATGGGTGAGGAGACCCGCGCCGTGGCAGACACAGTCAGTGAGGACCCAGGCCCTGGCGACCCTGCGGCAGTTCACAGAGGGATGGGTGACACCTATTCAGAGATGTCTGAAAACAGTGAGTCGTGGGAGCCCGGTGCCCCTGAGGCCAGCTCAGAGCCCTTAGACACACCGAGTCCCCTGTCTGGACTTCAGCTGG AAACAGACTGA
- the ZHX3 gene encoding zinc fingers and homeoboxes protein 3 isoform X2, whose amino-acid sequence MASKRKSTTPCMIPVKTIVLQGAGVEALPAEALPEGLQQDPSPEAPAPSSEVAPSSGSADGTTLANGHRSTLDGYSYSCKYCDFKSQDIIQFVGHISAEHTDFNKDPTFVCSECSFLAKTPEGLSLHNAKCHSGEASFVWNVAKPDNHVVVEQSVPESTSTPDLLGEPSTEGTDGQAEIIITKTPIMKIMKGKAEAKKIHTLKENIPSQPTGEALPNPSAGESEARVGDHSSVNGAVPASQASTSSAKAPHAANGPLMGTVPVLPAGIAQFLPLQQPPPLHAQHHAHQPLPTSKSLPRVMIPLSSIPTYSAAMDSNSFLKSSFHKFPYPTKAELCYLTVVTKYPEEQLKIWFTAQRLKQGISWSPEEIEDARKKMFNTVIQSAPQPTITVLNTPLVASAGNVQHLIQAALPGHVVGQPEGTAGGLLVTQPLMANGLQAPSSSLPLAVTSVPKQSNVTPINTVCSNTTSAVKVVNAAQSLLTACPSITSQAFLDASIYKNKKSHEQLSALKGSFCRNQFPGQSEVEHLTKVTGLSTREVRKWFSDRRYHCRNLKGSRAMMPGEQSSIILDSVPEMPFSLSSKAPEVPCVPTAAPLAIHPSARRQSWHQTPDFTPTKYKERAPEQLRALESSFAQNPLPLDEELDRLRTETKMTRREIDSWFAERRKKLNAEGTRKADGSASLEEEEAAGDEGREEDLAGDNDSLEVAGSCASGVRKVSPIKINLKNLRVTEGNGKSDLPGLGACELEDDALNKLAEQPPGRASYKKTAQQRHLLRLLFVQTQWPSNQDYDSIRAQTGLPRPEVVRWFGDSRYALKNGQLKWYEDYKRGNFPPGLLLIPPGNRELLQDYFMVHKMLYEEDLQGLCDKTGMSAQQVKQWFAGKMGEETRAVADTVSEDPGPGDPAAVHRGMGDTYSEMSENKTD is encoded by the exons ATGGCCAGCAAGCGGAAATCCACCACCCCGTGCATGATCCCCGTGAAGACCATTGTCCTGCAGGGTGCTGGTGTGGAGGCCCTGCCTGCTGAGGCCCTGCCTGAAGGACTCCAGCAGGATCCGTCCCCAGAAGCACCTGCCCCTAGTAGCGAGGTGGCCCCCAGCTCTGGCAGTGCTGACGGCACCACACTGGCCAACGGGCACCGGAGTACTTTGGATGGCTACTCATACTCCTGTAAATACTGTGATTTCAAATCCCAGGACATAATTCAGTTTGTGGGACACATAAGCGCAGAGCACACAGACTTCAATAAGGACCCAACTTTTGTTTGCAGTGAATGCAGTTTTCTGGCAAAAACTCCTGAGGGGCTTTCTCTGCACAATGCCAAATGCCACTCGGGGGAAGCCAGCTTTGTGTGGAATGTGGCCAAGCCAGACAATCATGTAGTCGTGGAGCAGAGTGTCCCTGAGAGCACCAGCACTCCTGACCTATTGGGCGAGCCCAGCACCGAAGGGACAGATGGACAGGCCGAAATCATCATTACCAAAACTCCAATCATGAAGATAATGAAAGGCAAAGCTGAAGCCAAAAAAATCCATACACTCAAGGAGAACATCCCCAGTCAGCCCACTGGTGAGGCCTTACCAAACCCATCAGCTGGCGAATCAGAGGCGAGGGTGGGGGACCACTCCTCTGTCAACGGGGCCGTCCCAGCCAGCCAGGCATCCACCAGCTCCGCCAAAGCCCCGCATGCGGCCAACGGGCCGCTGATGGGAACCGTGCCAGTTCTGCCGGCTGGCATTGCACAGTTCCTCCCCCTCCAGCAGCCGCCCCCACTGCACGCCCAACACCATGCCCACCAGCCACTGCCCACATCCAAGTCCCTCCCCAGAGTGATGATCCCCCTGAGCAGCATCCCCACCTACAGTGCAGCCATGGACTCCAACAGCTTTCTGAAGAGCTCCTTCCACAAGTTCCCCTACCCAACCAAGGCCGAGCTCTGCTATCTGACCGTGGTCACCAAGTACCCAGAAGAACAGCTCAAGATCTGGTTCACAGCCCAAAGGCTGAAGCAGGGTATCAGCTGGTCCCCTGAGGAGATCGAGGATGCCCGGAAGAAGATGTTCAATACAGTCATTCAGTCTGCACCCCAGCCCACAATCACTGTTCTGAATACCCCCCTGGTGGCCAGTGCTGGTAACGTCCAGCATCTCATCCAGGCTGCTCTACCAGGTCATGTTGTGGGGCAGCCAGAAGGCACAGCAGGGGGACTCCTGGTCACTCAGCCACTGATGGCCAATGGGTTGCAGGCACCAAGCTCATCTCTCCCCCTGGCTGTTACGTCCGTCCCCAAGCAGTCAAATGTCACGCCCATTAACACTGTGTGTTCAAATACCACGTCAGCTGTGAAGGTGGTCAATGCTGCCCAGTCGCTCCTTACCGCGTGCCCCAGCATAACTTCCCAAGCCTTCCTCGATGCCAGCATCTACAAAAATAAGAAATCGCATGAACAGCTGTCAGCCCTGAAAGGAAGCTTCTGCCGGAACCAGTTCCCAGGGCAGAGTGAAGTGGAGCATCTAACCAAAGTGACCGGCCTCAGTACCAGAGAGGTGCGGAAATGGTTCAGCGACCGGAGGTACCACTGCCGCAACCTGAAGGGCTCCAGGGCCATGATGCCTGGGGAGCAGAGCTCCATCATCCTTGACTCTGTACCAGAGATGCCCTTCTCCCTGTCGTCTAAGGCCCCTGAGGTGCCCTGTGTCCCCACAGCGGCTCCCCTGGCCATCCACCCTTCCGCCAGGCGACAGTCCTGGCACCAGACCCCTGACTTCACACCAACCAAATACAAGGAGCGAGCCCCGGAGCAGCTCAGAGCCCTGGAGAGCAGTTTTGCACAAAACCCCCTCCCTCTCGATGAGGAGCTGGACCGCTTGAGGACTGAAACCAAAATGACCCGGAGAGAGATTGACAGCTGGTTCGCAGAGAGACGGAAAAAGCTGAATGCCGAGGGGACCAGGAAGGCCGATGGGAGTGCCTCCcttgaggaggaggaggctgctggggacgagggcagggaggaggattTGGCTGGTGACAATGACTCCCTGGAAGTGGCCGGCAGCTGCGCCTCTGGGGTACGCAAAGTCAGCCCCATCAAAATCAACCTCAAGAATCTAAGGGTCACTGAAGGCAATGGCAAGAGTGATCTTCCAGGGCTGGGCGCCTGTGAGCTGGAGGATGATGCTTTGAACAAGCTGGCCGAGCAGCCCCCAGGCCGAGCAAGCTACAAAAAGACGGCCCAGCAGCGGCACTTGCTGCGGCTGCTCTTTGTGCAGACGCAGTGGCCGAGCAACCAGGACTATGACTCAATCAGGGCCCAGACGGGCCTGCCGCGGCCCGAGGTGGTGCGCTGGTTTGGCGACAGCAGGTACGCCCTGAAGAATGGCCAGCTCAAGTGGTACGAAGACTACAAGAGGGGTAACTTCCCCCCGGGGCTGCTGCTCATACCCCCTGGCAACCGCGAGCTGCTGCAGGACTATTTCATGGTCCACAAGATGCTGTATGAGGAGGACCTGCAGGGCCTCTGCGACAAGACCGGGATGAGCGCCCAGCAGGTCAAGCAGTGGTTTGCTGGGAAAATGGGTGAGGAGACCCGCGCCGTGGCAGACACAGTCAGTGAGGACCCAGGCCCTGGCGACCCTGCGGCAGTTCACAGAGGGATGGGTGACACCTATTCAGAGATGTCTGAAAACA AAACAGACTGA